A window of Neorhizobium galegae bv. orientalis str. HAMBI 540 genomic DNA:
GTCGGTTTCATGAATAACCCGGATCAGTGCCTGGCCCATCCGACCCGCTGCGCCGACCACCACGAGTTTCATGTCATTTGCGGTCATGTGCGGCGTAGTCCCTGCTTTTGTCGGTCGGTCTTTTCGAGCGGTTACAGCTTGTTGGGGCGAGCGTAAAGGCCGCTTCCGCGCTGCGCAAGCATCTCTTGCAGGCCGTCTCCAGGAAACCGGCCTCGCCCGCGGCGATGGTCTCGGTCCGGTCCTAGCGTTGCCAGCGGCGGCCATCCATGGAAAGGCCGTAGGCGGAGGGCGTGCGGGCAAAGCTTGCAAGGCCGGCGAGTGCCGCCTGCGGGTGGGTCACCACGAAGGTCGGGATCGTGCCCATCAGCTCCGTATGCGGCGCTTTGTCTTCGAAGGCGGCACGGAACTCCGGGCCTTTCAGCGCCGGAATGATCTTCTGCGAAATGCCGCCGGCAAGATAGACGCCGCCTCGCGCCATGAAGATCAGTGCCATATCGCCAGCGACACGGCCGAGATAGGTGGCAAATAGCGAAAGCGTTTCGACGGCCTGGGAATTCGAGCCACCTAAACCGTGGGCCGTGATATCCGCCGGATCGGAAAACGCAGGCTGCAGACCGTCGGCCGCGCAGACGGCCTGGTAGATGTTGACGACGCCGCGGCCGCTCAGGATTTCTTCCGCAGAAACGCGGCCCTCGATGCGCTTGAGATGCGGAAAGATCTCGAAATCCCTCTCAGAACGCGGGCCGACATCCACATGTCCGCCTTCGCCGGGAACCGGAAACCACATGTGCCGCGCATAGACGAGGCCGGCAACGCCGAGGCCGGTACCCGGACCAAGCACGACGCGCGATGCCATATGCGGCTGGTTATTGGGGCCAAGCGTCTCGCGGTATTCGTCGGGCATGGCCGCGACGGCAAGCGCCTGGGCTTCGAAATCGTTGACGACCAGCACGTCCTCGAAGCCGAGTTGGGTGATCATGCCTTTCGGCCGCACCACCCAATCGCAATTGGTCAGATCGATCTCGTCGCCGTCGATCGGTCCCGCAATGGCAAGGATCGCCGAGCGCGGCTGAACGGAACTCGAATCGAGCACGATTTTCTGGATCGCGTCGTCGATCGTCGGATAGTCGGCGGTGCGCACGTTCGGAAACGGCTTAGGTTCCGCATAGGCGTCGAGGAGGATGGAGAAGCGGGCATTGGTGCCGCCGATATCGCCGATCAGGATCGGAAACGGCAGTTTGTCTGTCTTCATGGTATCGGCCATCGGGAAGCTTAGTCCTTCTGAAAGTCGATGAGTTTTTCGGCGGTGGCGCGGTTGAGTGCCATGGGAATGTCGTAGACGGTAGCCAGCCGCGTCAGCGCCTTGACGTCGACATCGTGGGGAAGCGCGCTCAAGGGGTCGATGAAGAACACCAGCATGTCGACCTCGCCGGTTGCGATCATCGCGCCGATCTGCTGGTCGCCGCCGAGCGGGCCGCTCTTCAGCCGCGTCACTTCAAGTCCGGGGCAGGCATCCTGAACCCGGCCGCCGGTCGTACCGGTGGCGACGATGCGGAACCGCGACAGCGCCACCTGGTGATGGCGGGCGAAATCCGCCATATCATTCTTCTTCTGGTCGTGTGCGATCAACGCGATGCAGGGCTTGGCCGACATGATTGGGTGTCCTCGCCAGAACGATTTTCAATCGATTTGTGATGCGTTCTAGCGTGCCGCTTCGGTCTTGGGAAGGTGGCGTCGAGACCGGCGTTTTCGATCGCGGGCCTCATCCGGAAACTATTGCAGCGGACGCGGCGTCGGGATCGGCATGTCATCGGAAGCGGGCGGCGGATCGTTGACGATCGCTTCGACAGTCCTTGCCGATGCCGACGCGGCAGGCTGAGCCGTGTAGGCCACGGCGCTGCCGCCGAATGTCGCATCGTCTTCGGAACGTGAGGGGGCCGCAAGCACGGCCGCACAGGCCTTCGGCAGGTCCGAGAGCATCACCTGACGCGGTTTTACCGGTTTCTTGTTCGGGTCCGGCTTGGGCGGCGGTGCCCAAGGCTCCTTGGTGAACCACCAGGCAAATCCCTTGCTGCTGCAGTCGTCGCCCTTCGGCACTGCGGCCTGCTTCTGGCAGGTGGTGGAGCCCGGCGGGCAGGAGATGCGGATATGGAAATGTTCGTCAT
This region includes:
- a CDS encoding methylglyoxal synthase, producing the protein MSAKPCIALIAHDQKKNDMADFARHHQVALSRFRIVATGTTGGRVQDACPGLEVTRLKSGPLGGDQQIGAMIATGEVDMLVFFIDPLSALPHDVDVKALTRLATVYDIPMALNRATAEKLIDFQKD
- a CDS encoding glucokinase; its protein translation is MADTMKTDKLPFPILIGDIGGTNARFSILLDAYAEPKPFPNVRTADYPTIDDAIQKIVLDSSSVQPRSAILAIAGPIDGDEIDLTNCDWVVRPKGMITQLGFEDVLVVNDFEAQALAVAAMPDEYRETLGPNNQPHMASRVVLGPGTGLGVAGLVYARHMWFPVPGEGGHVDVGPRSERDFEIFPHLKRIEGRVSAEEILSGRGVVNIYQAVCAADGLQPAFSDPADITAHGLGGSNSQAVETLSLFATYLGRVAGDMALIFMARGGVYLAGGISQKIIPALKGPEFRAAFEDKAPHTELMGTIPTFVVTHPQAALAGLASFARTPSAYGLSMDGRRWQR